A part of Miscanthus floridulus cultivar M001 chromosome 6, ASM1932011v1, whole genome shotgun sequence genomic DNA contains:
- the LOC136458021 gene encoding mediator-associated protein 2, which yields MVKAAARVRYEPGPAFEEVKEEAMLDMSPTDSTEFWLIQWPKDQLDVLDFHGKELSLKLHSDGNLGSLESSSGKYYELVSFAAQKPDATVFLPSGSETKPVGKISRRVSLVHYPKPEELAKPSFGSLTPSSKKSAGSKKTMSRFTSALKNRSSQGSALSLGQRSAEPTPKHKGKRKDESSLGHSNVSGKASQGSQAGGAGSNMASEMPQSPSEKSQKKRKKVKIVE from the exons ATGGTGAAGGCAGCAGCAAGGGTCCG CTATGAGCCTGGACCGGCTTTTGAGGAGGTCAAAGAAGAAGCCATGCTTGACATGTCACCAACAGACTCGACAGAGTTTTGGTTAATTCAGTGGCCTAAAGACCAG TTAGATGTTTTGGATTTTCATGGCAAAGAGCTTTCTCTCAAGCTGCATAGTGATGGAAACTTGGGCAGCTTGGAAAGTTCCTCAG GGAAATATTATGAGCTTGTGAGCTTTGCAGCTCAGAAACCAGATGCAACTGTCTTCCTGCCTTCAGGGTCAGAAACAAAACCTG TGGGGAAGATTTCAAGGCGAGTCTCCTTAGTTCATTATCCTAAACCTGAGGAATTGGCTAAACCAAGTTTTGGGAGTCTTACTCCTAGCAGTAAGAAATCTGCAG GTTCTAAGAAGACCATGTCTCGGTTCACTAGTGCATTAAAGAACCGCAGTAGCCAAGGTTCGGCGCTTTCACTGGGACAAAGGAGCGCAGAACCGACACCCAAACACAAGGGGAAGAGAAAGGATGAAAGCAGCCTGGGGCACTCAAATGTATCAGGCAAGGCCTCACAAGGATCTCAAGCTGGAGGCGCGGGGAGCAACATGGCCTCAGAGATGCCACAATCGCCTTCAGAAAAATcacagaagaagaggaagaaggttaAGATCGTGGAATAG
- the LOC136458022 gene encoding putative F-box/LRR-repeat protein At4g15060 isoform X2: MEMQSRHRSKRGAIEVQEPEGEDRLSRLPDDILHSILRGLPLKHAARTSALSRRWARTWLRALASSRVLDFTDRDFGRGQARAAAATVSCCLRFHAERCAALDVFRVALTSPVPGTGAAAFERDVGAWVASAVARGAREVEVDLRPPPTKRGAVDESAAFVELLGDLFVATNSLARLALGGFSLRTVPAGAAGLAGLRSLSLSHADVTGEAVRGVVSSCRALEFLSLSSCNLLKSVRIASGTLRVLEIVRCPAVRELRVNAPALESFAFHGDTVYSSDYDDLSSAVDLGSTPALRQAYLSHIGFDDDVNAYQDREYAYSNFLSCVAHARALTLCSVGLLLGYDECVDIDMTNIQELQLLLSSEGEDDDLQSFASFFQINPFPLLDRLFVSLPSHTTDASDAAAALAGEVVNDSRMMIPGYAIVPVDDSRMMIQHFDFVLDHLSFIKLVNFRGTRFQLQLLAFLLKRAPALEQLVLVTVGEEGGAPVDEHVIQGWVSGMRKASAEAQLIVCRSSEDRSQYPVHTRFYHELEE, encoded by the exons ATGGAGATGCAATCGCGCCACCGGAGCAAGCGTGGAGCCATCGAGGTACAGGAACCTGAGGGGGAGGACCGGCTGAGCAGGCTCCCCGACGACATCCTCCACTCCATCCTCCGCGGCCTCCCACTCAAGCACGCCGCGCGCACCAGCGCCCTCTCGCGGCGCTGGGCGCGCACGTGGCTCCGCGCGCTCGCCTCCTCCCGGGTCCTCGACTTCACCGACCGCGACTTCGGACGCGGCCAGGCGCGGGCCGCGGCCGCCACGGTGAGCTGCTGTCTCCGGTTCCACGCCGAGCGCTGTGCGGCGCTCGACGTGTTCCGCGTGGCGCTTACGTCGCCGGTGCCGGGCACGGGCGCCGCCGCGTTCGAGCGGGACGTCGGCGCTTGGGTCGCGTCCGCCGTGGCGAGGGGCGCCAGGGAGGTGGAAGTGGACCTGAGGCCGCCGCCTACAAAACGGGGCGCCGTTGACGAAAGCGCGGCGTTCGTGGAGCTCCTTGGAGACCTGTTCGTGGCCACGAACTCGCTGGCGCGCCTCGCTCTCGGCGGGTTCAGCCTCCGCACCGTCCCGGCCGGCGCGGCCGGGCTCGCGGGTCTCCGATCGCTCTCCCTCAGTCACGCCGACGTCACAGGCGAGGCGGTTCGCGGTGTCGTGTCCAGTTGCCGCGCGCTGGAGTTCCTCAGCCTGAGCAGCTGCAACCTGCTGAAATCAGTTAGGATCGCCAGCGGGACGCTGCGGGTCCTGGAGATCGTGCGCTGCCCGGCCGTGCGGGAGCTCCGGGTCAACGCGCCCGCGCTCGAGTCGTTCGCCTTCCACGGCGACACAGTCTACTCGAGCGACTACGACGACCTCTCTTCTGCCGTCGACCTGGGCTCCACGCCGGCTCTGCGGCAGGCGTACCTTTCTCACATCGGCTTCGACGACGACGTGAACGCGTACCAGGATCGCGAGTACGCCTACTCCAACTTCTTGAGCTGCGTCGCTCATGCCCGGGCTCTGACACTCTGTTCCGTCGGCTTGCTG CTAGGTTACGATGAGTGCGTGGACATTGATATGACGAACATACAAGAGCTGCAGCTGCTGCTGTCCTCGGAAGGTGAAGACGACGACCTCCAGAGCTTCGCCTCTTTCTTCCAGATCAACCCGTTTCCACTCCTGGACCGCTTGTTCGTCAGC CTCCCCAGCCACACTACCGATGCAAGCGACGCGGCGGCAGCACTGGCCGGCGAGGTCGTCAACGACTCAAGAATGATGATTCCCGGCTACGCGATCGTCCCCGTCGACGACTCAAGAATGATGATTCAACACTTCGACTTCGTCCTTGACCACCTGAGCTTCATCAAACTGGTGAATTTCCGAGGGACGAGGTTCCAGCTGCAGCTGCTGGCCTTCCTCCTGAAGAGGGCCCCTGCCCTGGAGCAGCTGGTGCTGGTCACGGTGGGAGAAGAGGGAGGAGCTCCGGTAGATGAGCACGTCATCCAAGGCTGGGTGTCGGGGATGCGGAAGGCATCGGCAGAGGCTCAGCTCATCGTGTGCCGGTCGAGCGAAGATCGCAGCCAGTATCCTGTGCACACGAGGTTCTACCACGAACTCGAAGAGTAA
- the LOC136458022 gene encoding putative F-box/LRR-repeat protein At4g15060 isoform X1, producing the protein MEMQSRHRSKRGAIEVQEPEGEDRLSRLPDDILHSILRGLPLKHAARTSALSRRWARTWLRALASSRVLDFTDRDFGRGQARAAAATVSCCLRFHAERCAALDVFRVALTSPVPGTGAAAFERDVGAWVASAVARGAREVEVDLRPPPTKRGAVDESAAFVELLGDLFVATNSLARLALGGFSLRTVPAGAAGLAGLRSLSLSHADVTGEAVRGVVSSCRALEFLSLSSCNLLKSVRIASGTLRVLEIVRCPAVRELRVNAPALESFAFHGDTVYSSDYDDLSSAVDLGSTPALRQAYLSHIGFDDDVNAYQDREYAYSNFLSCVAHARALTLCSVGLLHLWAQLGYDECVDIDMTNIQELQLLLSSEGEDDDLQSFASFFQINPFPLLDRLFVSLPSHTTDASDAAAALAGEVVNDSRMMIPGYAIVPVDDSRMMIQHFDFVLDHLSFIKLVNFRGTRFQLQLLAFLLKRAPALEQLVLVTVGEEGGAPVDEHVIQGWVSGMRKASAEAQLIVCRSSEDRSQYPVHTRFYHELEE; encoded by the exons ATGGAGATGCAATCGCGCCACCGGAGCAAGCGTGGAGCCATCGAGGTACAGGAACCTGAGGGGGAGGACCGGCTGAGCAGGCTCCCCGACGACATCCTCCACTCCATCCTCCGCGGCCTCCCACTCAAGCACGCCGCGCGCACCAGCGCCCTCTCGCGGCGCTGGGCGCGCACGTGGCTCCGCGCGCTCGCCTCCTCCCGGGTCCTCGACTTCACCGACCGCGACTTCGGACGCGGCCAGGCGCGGGCCGCGGCCGCCACGGTGAGCTGCTGTCTCCGGTTCCACGCCGAGCGCTGTGCGGCGCTCGACGTGTTCCGCGTGGCGCTTACGTCGCCGGTGCCGGGCACGGGCGCCGCCGCGTTCGAGCGGGACGTCGGCGCTTGGGTCGCGTCCGCCGTGGCGAGGGGCGCCAGGGAGGTGGAAGTGGACCTGAGGCCGCCGCCTACAAAACGGGGCGCCGTTGACGAAAGCGCGGCGTTCGTGGAGCTCCTTGGAGACCTGTTCGTGGCCACGAACTCGCTGGCGCGCCTCGCTCTCGGCGGGTTCAGCCTCCGCACCGTCCCGGCCGGCGCGGCCGGGCTCGCGGGTCTCCGATCGCTCTCCCTCAGTCACGCCGACGTCACAGGCGAGGCGGTTCGCGGTGTCGTGTCCAGTTGCCGCGCGCTGGAGTTCCTCAGCCTGAGCAGCTGCAACCTGCTGAAATCAGTTAGGATCGCCAGCGGGACGCTGCGGGTCCTGGAGATCGTGCGCTGCCCGGCCGTGCGGGAGCTCCGGGTCAACGCGCCCGCGCTCGAGTCGTTCGCCTTCCACGGCGACACAGTCTACTCGAGCGACTACGACGACCTCTCTTCTGCCGTCGACCTGGGCTCCACGCCGGCTCTGCGGCAGGCGTACCTTTCTCACATCGGCTTCGACGACGACGTGAACGCGTACCAGGATCGCGAGTACGCCTACTCCAACTTCTTGAGCTGCGTCGCTCATGCCCGGGCTCTGACACTCTGTTCCGTCGGCTTGCTG CATTTGTGGGCACAGCTAGGTTACGATGAGTGCGTGGACATTGATATGACGAACATACAAGAGCTGCAGCTGCTGCTGTCCTCGGAAGGTGAAGACGACGACCTCCAGAGCTTCGCCTCTTTCTTCCAGATCAACCCGTTTCCACTCCTGGACCGCTTGTTCGTCAGC CTCCCCAGCCACACTACCGATGCAAGCGACGCGGCGGCAGCACTGGCCGGCGAGGTCGTCAACGACTCAAGAATGATGATTCCCGGCTACGCGATCGTCCCCGTCGACGACTCAAGAATGATGATTCAACACTTCGACTTCGTCCTTGACCACCTGAGCTTCATCAAACTGGTGAATTTCCGAGGGACGAGGTTCCAGCTGCAGCTGCTGGCCTTCCTCCTGAAGAGGGCCCCTGCCCTGGAGCAGCTGGTGCTGGTCACGGTGGGAGAAGAGGGAGGAGCTCCGGTAGATGAGCACGTCATCCAAGGCTGGGTGTCGGGGATGCGGAAGGCATCGGCAGAGGCTCAGCTCATCGTGTGCCGGTCGAGCGAAGATCGCAGCCAGTATCCTGTGCACACGAGGTTCTACCACGAACTCGAAGAGTAA